The sequence AGTAGTATATGATGCCGAGCACTTGTTTGACGGCTATAAGGATGACCCGGAGTTTGCCATTTCCATGCTTCTTGCGGCTGAAAAGGCCGGGGCTGACGTTCTTGTACTCTGCGACACTAACGGCGGATGCCTGCCGGGTGAAATCTTTGAGGTTGTTAGTGCTATAAAAGCGAGAGTTACGGCAAAAATTGGTATTCATGCCCATAACGATTCTGAACTTGCAGTTGCCAATACGCTTTCGGCAATTCAGGCCGGGGCACTCCACATACAGGGCACAATTAACGGCGTGGGGGAAAGATGCGGTAATGCAAACCTATGCAGCATAATACCTAATATCGTCCTTAAAGCTAAATGTGAGACAAACTCCAAAGTTGACCTTCAGGGACTTACTGCACTCTCAAACTTTGTCTATGAGACGATGAATCTTGTGCCATATTCGAGGGCAGCTTTTACAGGTAAATCGGCATTCGCGCACAAAGGCGGCATTCACGTAAGCGCCGTTTTGAAGGACAGCAGAATGTATGAGCACATCGATCCTAAGGAAGTCGGCAACAAGCAGAGGGTGCTGGTTTCGGATCTTGCAGGACAGAGCAATATACGATACAAGGCAAAGGAGCTTGGAGTTGACATTGAAGGCGAGCCTGAACTGACGAAAAAGCTGACGGCACATATAAAGAGTATGGAGTTTGAAGGCTATCAGTTCGACGGCGCCGACGCGTCGTTTGAACTTATAATGCACTCGGAGATGAAGGACTTTACACCTTACTTCCAGGTGCTTAATTCAAAGGTCAACGTAATGAACGACTCGGGCGGCATGAACGAATCCGAGGCGAT comes from Ignavibacteria bacterium and encodes:
- a CDS encoding citramalate synthase, with translation MERKTIEIFDTTLRDGTQGEGISISVQDKLIIARKLDEFGVDIIEGGWPGSNPRDEEFFRYAKELNLERAQLSAFGSTARDLKNIQGDANLNALLKAGTPVVSIFGKTWRLHAEKGLGISKSENEELIYNSVRFLKEHGRKVVYDAEHLFDGYKDDPEFAISMLLAAEKAGADVLVLCDTNGGCLPGEIFEVVSAIKARVTAKIGIHAHNDSELAVANTLSAIQAGALHIQGTINGVGERCGNANLCSIIPNIVLKAKCETNSKVDLQGLTALSNFVYETMNLVPYSRAAFTGKSAFAHKGGIHVSAVLKDSRMYEHIDPKEVGNKQRVLVSDLAGQSNIRYKAKELGVDIEGEPELTKKLTAHIKSMEFEGYQFDGADASFELIMHSEMKDFTPYFQVLNSKVNVMNDSGGMNESEAILKVEVNGEIEHTASNGDGPVNALDNALRKALLRFYPEISLIELVDYKVRVLDEKQGTSSKVRVLIQSSDGSETWSTVGVSSNIFEASLQALNDSINYKLFKLNNRIISQAN